The proteins below come from a single Miscanthus floridulus cultivar M001 chromosome 1, ASM1932011v1, whole genome shotgun sequence genomic window:
- the LOC136484110 gene encoding la-related protein 6C-like isoform X1, with protein sequence MHQSSTEEATMAEDGCESSSKASSSAGSSGCSMPFRLNVHAREFVPVPPTAAAGYYCPFLQLSSGGGRVGADWNFFAEPDPTSSFLPDFGHGEIAGATGVSGYPKGASPADIAQKIIKQVEYQFSDTNLVANDFLTKIMNKDPEGYVPLSVISSWKKIKAMGVTNQLLVTALRTSEKLVVSDDGKKVRRAQPFTERHKEELQCRMVIAENLPHDSTRNSLEKIFGIIDSVKNIRICHPKEPSSARSPKSDANTLVSNKLHALIEYETSHQADRAVDKLNDERNWRKGLRVRPVLRRSPKAATRLKRPDLDHLAASDEERSPRSQVSSSDSPTAAHFPDHIQQQEEDQHQHVGAKKPWGRGRGRPPQTPHSSAHATGAPGHLESLAASPRHAAQGPRMPDGTRGFTMGRGRPAPAVASAAVVRVV encoded by the exons ATGCATCAGTCGTCGACGGAAGAGGCAACAATGGCAGAGGACGGCTGCGAGAGCTCCAGCAAGGCGTCGTCGTCGGCCGGCAGCAGTGGCTGCTCCATGCCGTTCAGGCTCAACGTGCACGCGCGGGAGTTCGTGCCGGTGCCACCGACGGCGGCCGCCGGCTACTACTGTCCGTTCCTGCAGCTttccagcggcggcggcagggtGGGCGCGGACTGGAACTTCTTTGCCGAGCCGGACCCCACGTCGTCCTTCCTGCCGGACTTTGGACATGGCGAGATCGCTGGAGCTACCGGCGTCAGTGGCTACCCCAAGGGCGCGAGTCCGGCCGACATCGCACAGAAGATTATCAAGCAG GTTGAGTACCAGTTCAGTGACACTAATTTGGTTGCGAATGATTTCTTGACGAAGATCATGAACAAGGATCCTGAGGGCTATG TTCCTTTATCTGTCATCTCATCCTGGAAGAAGATCAAGGCTATGGGGGTAACAAACCAACTGCTGGTTACAGCTCTCCGGACCTCAGAAAAGCTC GTTGTCAGCGATGACGGCAAGAAAGTGCGACGGGCTCAGCCATTCACCGAGAGACACAAAGAAGAGCTGCAG TGTCGGATGGTCATCGCCGAGAATTTGCCGCACGATTCCACTAGAAATAGCCTCGAGAAGATCTTTGGCATCATTGACAG TGTGAAAAACATCAGAATCTGCCATCCGAAAGAACCCAGCTCTGCAAGATCACCCAAGTCCGACGCAAACACACTAGTCAGTAACAAG CTGCATGCTCTTATAGAGTACGAGACCTCACACCAAGCCGACAGAGCA GTGGACAAGTTGAACGACGAAAGAAACTGGAGGAAGGGCCTCCGTGTGCGCCCCGTGCTGCGACGATCG CCCAAGGCGGCAACACGGCTGAAGCGGCCGGACTTGGACCACCTCGCCGCCTCCGACGAGGAGCGCTCGCCGCGTTCGCAGGTCTCGTCGTCCGACTCCCCGACGGCGGCGCACTTTCCTGACCACATC cagcagcaggaggaggaccaGCACCAGCACGTCGGCGCCAAGAAGCCATGGGGCAGAGGGCGGGGCAGGCCGCCGCAGACGCCGCACTCCTCCGCTCACGCTACTGGCGCGCCCGGGCATCTGGAAAGCCTCGCGGCGAGCCCCCGGCACGCAGCGCAGGGGCCGAGAATGCCCGACGGCACGCGCGGGTTCACCATGGGGCGCGGGCGGCCGGCGCCTGCCGTGGCATCGGCTGCTGTCGTCCGGGTCGTGTAG
- the LOC136484110 gene encoding la-related protein 6C-like isoform X2 produces the protein MHQSSTEEATMAEDGCESSSKASSSAGSSGCSMPFRLNVHAREFVPVPPTAAAGYYCPFLQLSSGGGRVGADWNFFAEPDPTSSFLPDFGHGEIAGATGVSGYPKGASPADIAQKIIKQVEYQFSDTNLVANDFLTKIMNKDPEGYVPLSVISSWKKIKAMGVTNQLLVTALRTSEKLVVSDDGKKVRRAQPFTERHKEELQCRMVIAENLPHDSTRNSLEKIFGIIDSVKNIRICHPKEPSSARSPKSDANTLVSNKLHALIEYETSHQADRAVDKLNDERNWRKGLRVRPVLRRSPKAATRLKRPDLDHLAASDEERSPRSQVSSSDSPTAAHFPDHIQQEEDQHQHVGAKKPWGRGRGRPPQTPHSSAHATGAPGHLESLAASPRHAAQGPRMPDGTRGFTMGRGRPAPAVASAAVVRVV, from the exons ATGCATCAGTCGTCGACGGAAGAGGCAACAATGGCAGAGGACGGCTGCGAGAGCTCCAGCAAGGCGTCGTCGTCGGCCGGCAGCAGTGGCTGCTCCATGCCGTTCAGGCTCAACGTGCACGCGCGGGAGTTCGTGCCGGTGCCACCGACGGCGGCCGCCGGCTACTACTGTCCGTTCCTGCAGCTttccagcggcggcggcagggtGGGCGCGGACTGGAACTTCTTTGCCGAGCCGGACCCCACGTCGTCCTTCCTGCCGGACTTTGGACATGGCGAGATCGCTGGAGCTACCGGCGTCAGTGGCTACCCCAAGGGCGCGAGTCCGGCCGACATCGCACAGAAGATTATCAAGCAG GTTGAGTACCAGTTCAGTGACACTAATTTGGTTGCGAATGATTTCTTGACGAAGATCATGAACAAGGATCCTGAGGGCTATG TTCCTTTATCTGTCATCTCATCCTGGAAGAAGATCAAGGCTATGGGGGTAACAAACCAACTGCTGGTTACAGCTCTCCGGACCTCAGAAAAGCTC GTTGTCAGCGATGACGGCAAGAAAGTGCGACGGGCTCAGCCATTCACCGAGAGACACAAAGAAGAGCTGCAG TGTCGGATGGTCATCGCCGAGAATTTGCCGCACGATTCCACTAGAAATAGCCTCGAGAAGATCTTTGGCATCATTGACAG TGTGAAAAACATCAGAATCTGCCATCCGAAAGAACCCAGCTCTGCAAGATCACCCAAGTCCGACGCAAACACACTAGTCAGTAACAAG CTGCATGCTCTTATAGAGTACGAGACCTCACACCAAGCCGACAGAGCA GTGGACAAGTTGAACGACGAAAGAAACTGGAGGAAGGGCCTCCGTGTGCGCCCCGTGCTGCGACGATCG CCCAAGGCGGCAACACGGCTGAAGCGGCCGGACTTGGACCACCTCGCCGCCTCCGACGAGGAGCGCTCGCCGCGTTCGCAGGTCTCGTCGTCCGACTCCCCGACGGCGGCGCACTTTCCTGACCACATC cagcaggaggaggaccaGCACCAGCACGTCGGCGCCAAGAAGCCATGGGGCAGAGGGCGGGGCAGGCCGCCGCAGACGCCGCACTCCTCCGCTCACGCTACTGGCGCGCCCGGGCATCTGGAAAGCCTCGCGGCGAGCCCCCGGCACGCAGCGCAGGGGCCGAGAATGCCCGACGGCACGCGCGGGTTCACCATGGGGCGCGGGCGGCCGGCGCCTGCCGTGGCATCGGCTGCTGTCGTCCGGGTCGTGTAG